One part of the Anguilla anguilla isolate fAngAng1 chromosome 11, fAngAng1.pri, whole genome shotgun sequence genome encodes these proteins:
- the si:rp71-17i16.5 gene encoding phosphatidylinositol 4,5-bisphosphate 3-kinase catalytic subunit gamma isoform isoform X1 yields MMDSEQNLDHSLRLASGSISSVLERDLLRPSGTGNSLRFICMFQERLKDTRRDFQPEESQDSVLVHLPARCSVYQLRIRICMLVQDNSLVSEPLAILDPERYMLLYKKGDNWYEIYDDFQVLQTLDAEWCQDTQDVRTYKILVSHCPADTEERQSTQKMLTDLIGYDLSTATTDRLSELNFTRRKFAAPRREELQRRDPRVYALEPWTTSVPLIMDQPSQFNQALPVTLYYRDISFKLKVDIQMPANNMLKVFEEIMFENCHTLECVIDDLVLKVCGREEFISGESRLSDFLWVRHCLKTLQEMHLSVLPLTSLEKDTVRMEDLPLVDSFTGLSSSHNDLTLANKDVDDVLMISLWDCERKFRVKLLGFDIPHIPCSDPQNVCVEASILYGNKVVSSVCSTPKPFAEEVFWNMWLEFDVPLKALPSGSRLGLTINSISLDRKSNRKPLYFVNLLLIDHKSVLRQGLHSLHMWAFPEEEASSLLTYEADKLSSAANPDQVNSMAITFLLDRYSYPIVLPNSTSSHGACSSPTASDGDEVGDATTSPLSMLGDAASLKKLKKQSVHYSAHLPQYLRKVNWLQPCAVQDIHWLLRNWDPKDLDVPTALELLSVDFADEQVRKLAVQKLETLSNDDILRYLLQLVQTLKFEPYHDSFLARFLIQRALRSKRIGHYFFWYLRSEVTGSPYFRQRLAVVLEAYLLGCGQAMLDSFLRQVQLVESLQNVAIEMNKLFRDKTDLPPNAAAMLQDMLRTCNLPADFQVPFDPRVRAGAILLEKCKVMASKKKPLWLEFSSACSQGPPNPAVGIIFKHGDDLRQDMLVIQTLMIMDSIWKEKSLDLNLVPYGCIATGYNIGMIEIVRDAVTIATVQRSMGGTSGAFKTDALFNWLKGRNLLQEIHYNAMERFVTSCAGYCVATYVLGIGDRHNDNIMIMDQGKEWQWVGCSAKKQCETAVMADMNYWSGQQGNLFHIDFGHIMGNTKRFLGWNRERVPFVLTPDFLYIMGRVDKKSSLYFQRFTDTCIQAYLALRCHSHLLVTLFSLMLLTGIPELSCAQDISYLREALQEGRSEKEAANHFLQQISTCEQKGWTVQTNWWIHMMLGIKG; encoded by the exons ATGGATTCTGAACAAAACTTGGACCACAGCCTGAGACTGGCCAGTGGGAGCATCAGTTCGGTGTTGGAGAGAGATCTCTTGAGACCTTCTGGCACGGGCAACAGCCTCAGGTTCATCTGCATGTTTCAAGAGAGACTAAAAGATACCAGAAGAGActtccagccagaagagagccAGGACTCTGTGCTGGTACATCTGCCAGCTCGGTGCAGTGTGTATCAGCTACGTATACGTATCTGCATGTTGGTACAGGACAACAGCCTCGTCTCAGAGCCACTTGCTATCCTGGATCCTGAAAGATATATGCTACTCTACAAGAAGGGGGACAACTGGTATGAGATTTATGATGATTTCCAGGTCCTTCAGACACTTGATGCAGAGTGGTGCCAGGATACCCAGGATGTAAGGACGTACAAAATTTTAGTGTCACACTGCCCTGCTGacacagaggagaggcagagcaCTCAGAAGATGCTAACAGATCTGATTGGATATGACCTCAGCACTGCAACTACTGACAGGCTGAGTGAGCTAAACTTCACGCGCAGGAAGTTTGCCGCTCCTCGTAGGGAGGAGTTGCAGAGACGTGACCCTAGGGTCTATGCCTTAGAGCCTTGGACCACTTCAGTTCCCCTCATAATGGATCAACCATCTCAGTTTAACCAGGCACTCCCTGTCACCCTCTACTACAGAGACATAAGCTTCAAGCTAAAGGTGGACATCCAAATGCCTGCTAACAATATGCTCAAGGTCTTTGAAGAGATAATGTTTGAAAATTGCCACACTTTGGAATGTGTGATTGATGATCTTGTGCTGAAAGTTTGTGGGAGGGAGGAGTTCATCTCAGGAGAGTCACGGCTTTCAGATTTCCTATGGGTGCGGCATTGTTTGAAGACTTTGCAGGAGATGCACCTGTCCGTTCTCCCATTAACTTCCCTTGAGAAAGACACAGTGAGGATGGAGGACTTGCCTCTGGTGGACAGCTTTACTGGGCTCTCCAGCTCTCACAACGATCTTACTCTGGCAAACAAAGATGTGGATGATGTGCTGATGATATCATTGTGGGATTGTGAGAGAAAGTTCAGGGTCAAGCTGCTGGGGTTTGACATCCCCCATATCCCATGTAGTGACCCTCAGAATGTCTGTGTTGAGGCATCTATCCTGTATGGTAATAAGGTAGTCTCCTCAGTCTGTTCCACTCCAAAGCCCTTTGCAGAGGAAGTTTTCTGGAACATGTGGCTTGAGTTTGATGTACCACTGAAAGCTCTCCCAAGTGGTTCAAGACTGGGACTCACAATCAACTCAATTTCCCTTGACAGAAAATCCAACAGGAAGCCACTGTACTTTGTGAACCTTTTACTCATTGACCATAAATCTGTCTTGAGACAAGGTTTGCATAGCCTTCACATGTGGGCTTTTCCTGAAGAAGAGGCCTCTTCCCTGTTAACTTATGAAGCTGACAAGCTGTCCTCTGCTGCCAACCCAGACCAGGTGAATTCCATGGCCATCACATTCCTCTTGGACCGGTACAGCTATCCAATTGTCCTTCCTAACAGCACCTCCTCTCATGGGGCCTGCTCATCGCCCACAGCCTCAGATGGTGATGAGGTAGGCGATGCGACCACGTCCCCATTGTCCATGTTGGGTGATGCTGCTAGCCTAAAGAAGCTGAAGAAACAAAGTGTACACTACAGCGCCCACCTACCCCAGTACCTCAGAAAGGTGAACTGGCTGCAGCCATGTGCTGTGCAGGATATCCACTGGTTGCTGCGCAACTGGGATCCAAAGGACCTGGATGTTCCCACTGCCTTGGAATTGCTAAGTGTGGATTTTGCAGACGAACAAGTCAGGAAGCTGGCAGTTCAGAAACTGGAGACCCTGTCCAATGATGACATACTTAGGTACCTTCTGCAGTTGGTGCAG ACCTTGAAATTCGAGCCTTATCATGACAGCTTTCTAGCCAGATTCCTCATCCAAAGAGCACTTAGA aGTAAAAGAATAGGCCATTACTTTTTCTGGTATCTGAGAAGTGAGGTAACTGGGTCTCCATACTTCCGGCAACGCCTGGCAGTGGTGCTGGAGGCATACCTGCTGGGATGTGGCCAGGCCATGCTGGACAGCTTCCTGCGACAGGTGCAGCTGGTGGAGTCACTGCAGAACGTAGCCATTGAAATGAACAAACTCTTCCGTGACAAGACTGACCTCCCACCAAATG CTGCTGCAATGCTGCAGGACATGCTACGTACCTGCAACCTCCCTGCCGACTTTCAAGTGCCATTTGACCCCCGTGTCAGGGCAGGGGCCATACTG CTGGAAAAATGCAAGGTTATGGCTTCCAAGAAGAAACCCCTGTGGCTGGAGTTTTCCTCTGCATGCTCACAGGGTCCTCCAAACCCAGCTGTGGGCATCATCTTCAAGCATGGTGATGACCTACGCCAGGACATGCTGGTCATTCAG ACACTGATGATTATGGATTCAATCTGGAAAGAAAAATCACTTGATCTGAACCTGGTGCCCTATGGCTGTATCGCCACAGGATATAACATAG GTATGATTGAAATAGTGAGGGACGCTGTCACCATTGCCACTGTGCAGCGCAGCATGGGTGGCACAAGTGGGGCCTTCAAAACTGATGCCCTATTCAATTGGCTGAAGGGGAGGAACCTGCTGCAAGAAATA CACTATAACGCCATGGAAAGAtttgtcacttcctgtgctggATACTGTGTGGCCACCTACGTGCTGGGGATTGGTGACCGGCACAACGACAACATCATGATCATGGATCAGGGTAAAGAGTGGCAATGGGTGGGGTGCTCTGCTAAAAAGCAGTGTGAAACAGCAGTGATGGCAGACATGAATTACTGGTCAGGGCAACAAG GAAATCTCTTCCACATCGATTTTGGGCACATCATGGGTAACACCAAGCGATTTCTGGGATGGAACCGTGAGAGAGTTCCATTTGTCCTGACGCCAGACTTCCTGTACATCATGGGCAGAGTGGACAAGAAGTCCAGTCTGTACTTCCAAAGGTTTACG GATACCTGCATTCAGGCCTACCTGGCCCTGCGATGTCACTCCCATCTGCTGGTCACGCTCTTCTCCCTTATGCTGCTGACTGGGATCCCTGAGCTCAGTTGTGCGCAGGACATAAGCTACCTGCGGGAGGCTCTGCAGGAGGGCCGCAGTGAGAAGGAGGCTGCCAACCACTTCCTGCAGCAGATCTCCACTTGTGAGCAGAAGGGCTGGACTGTGCAGACCAACTGGTGGATCCACATGATGTTGGGCATCAAGGGCTGA
- the si:rp71-17i16.5 gene encoding phosphatidylinositol 4,5-bisphosphate 3-kinase catalytic subunit gamma isoform isoform X2, with amino-acid sequence MDSEQNLDHSLRLASGSISSVLERDLLRPSGTGNSLRFICMFQERLKDTRRDFQPEESQDSVLVHLPARCSVYQLRIRICMLVQDNSLVSEPLAILDPERYMLLYKKGDNWYEIYDDFQVLQTLDAEWCQDTQDVRTYKILVSHCPADTEERQSTQKMLTDLIGYDLSTATTDRLSELNFTRRKFAAPRREELQRRDPRVYALEPWTTSVPLIMDQPSQFNQALPVTLYYRDISFKLKVDIQMPANNMLKVFEEIMFENCHTLECVIDDLVLKVCGREEFISGESRLSDFLWVRHCLKTLQEMHLSVLPLTSLEKDTVRMEDLPLVDSFTGLSSSHNDLTLANKDVDDVLMISLWDCERKFRVKLLGFDIPHIPCSDPQNVCVEASILYGNKVVSSVCSTPKPFAEEVFWNMWLEFDVPLKALPSGSRLGLTINSISLDRKSNRKPLYFVNLLLIDHKSVLRQGLHSLHMWAFPEEEASSLLTYEADKLSSAANPDQVNSMAITFLLDRYSYPIVLPNSTSSHGACSSPTASDGDEVGDATTSPLSMLGDAASLKKLKKQSVHYSAHLPQYLRKVNWLQPCAVQDIHWLLRNWDPKDLDVPTALELLSVDFADEQVRKLAVQKLETLSNDDILRYLLQLVQTLKFEPYHDSFLARFLIQRALRSKRIGHYFFWYLRSEVTGSPYFRQRLAVVLEAYLLGCGQAMLDSFLRQVQLVESLQNVAIEMNKLFRDKTDLPPNAAAMLQDMLRTCNLPADFQVPFDPRVRAGAILLEKCKVMASKKKPLWLEFSSACSQGPPNPAVGIIFKHGDDLRQDMLVIQTLMIMDSIWKEKSLDLNLVPYGCIATGYNIGMIEIVRDAVTIATVQRSMGGTSGAFKTDALFNWLKGRNLLQEIHYNAMERFVTSCAGYCVATYVLGIGDRHNDNIMIMDQGKEWQWVGCSAKKQCETAVMADMNYWSGQQGNLFHIDFGHIMGNTKRFLGWNRERVPFVLTPDFLYIMGRVDKKSSLYFQRFTDTCIQAYLALRCHSHLLVTLFSLMLLTGIPELSCAQDISYLREALQEGRSEKEAANHFLQQISTCEQKGWTVQTNWWIHMMLGIKG; translated from the exons ATGGATTCTGAACAAAACTTGGACCACAGCCTGAGACTGGCCAGTGGGAGCATCAGTTCGGTGTTGGAGAGAGATCTCTTGAGACCTTCTGGCACGGGCAACAGCCTCAGGTTCATCTGCATGTTTCAAGAGAGACTAAAAGATACCAGAAGAGActtccagccagaagagagccAGGACTCTGTGCTGGTACATCTGCCAGCTCGGTGCAGTGTGTATCAGCTACGTATACGTATCTGCATGTTGGTACAGGACAACAGCCTCGTCTCAGAGCCACTTGCTATCCTGGATCCTGAAAGATATATGCTACTCTACAAGAAGGGGGACAACTGGTATGAGATTTATGATGATTTCCAGGTCCTTCAGACACTTGATGCAGAGTGGTGCCAGGATACCCAGGATGTAAGGACGTACAAAATTTTAGTGTCACACTGCCCTGCTGacacagaggagaggcagagcaCTCAGAAGATGCTAACAGATCTGATTGGATATGACCTCAGCACTGCAACTACTGACAGGCTGAGTGAGCTAAACTTCACGCGCAGGAAGTTTGCCGCTCCTCGTAGGGAGGAGTTGCAGAGACGTGACCCTAGGGTCTATGCCTTAGAGCCTTGGACCACTTCAGTTCCCCTCATAATGGATCAACCATCTCAGTTTAACCAGGCACTCCCTGTCACCCTCTACTACAGAGACATAAGCTTCAAGCTAAAGGTGGACATCCAAATGCCTGCTAACAATATGCTCAAGGTCTTTGAAGAGATAATGTTTGAAAATTGCCACACTTTGGAATGTGTGATTGATGATCTTGTGCTGAAAGTTTGTGGGAGGGAGGAGTTCATCTCAGGAGAGTCACGGCTTTCAGATTTCCTATGGGTGCGGCATTGTTTGAAGACTTTGCAGGAGATGCACCTGTCCGTTCTCCCATTAACTTCCCTTGAGAAAGACACAGTGAGGATGGAGGACTTGCCTCTGGTGGACAGCTTTACTGGGCTCTCCAGCTCTCACAACGATCTTACTCTGGCAAACAAAGATGTGGATGATGTGCTGATGATATCATTGTGGGATTGTGAGAGAAAGTTCAGGGTCAAGCTGCTGGGGTTTGACATCCCCCATATCCCATGTAGTGACCCTCAGAATGTCTGTGTTGAGGCATCTATCCTGTATGGTAATAAGGTAGTCTCCTCAGTCTGTTCCACTCCAAAGCCCTTTGCAGAGGAAGTTTTCTGGAACATGTGGCTTGAGTTTGATGTACCACTGAAAGCTCTCCCAAGTGGTTCAAGACTGGGACTCACAATCAACTCAATTTCCCTTGACAGAAAATCCAACAGGAAGCCACTGTACTTTGTGAACCTTTTACTCATTGACCATAAATCTGTCTTGAGACAAGGTTTGCATAGCCTTCACATGTGGGCTTTTCCTGAAGAAGAGGCCTCTTCCCTGTTAACTTATGAAGCTGACAAGCTGTCCTCTGCTGCCAACCCAGACCAGGTGAATTCCATGGCCATCACATTCCTCTTGGACCGGTACAGCTATCCAATTGTCCTTCCTAACAGCACCTCCTCTCATGGGGCCTGCTCATCGCCCACAGCCTCAGATGGTGATGAGGTAGGCGATGCGACCACGTCCCCATTGTCCATGTTGGGTGATGCTGCTAGCCTAAAGAAGCTGAAGAAACAAAGTGTACACTACAGCGCCCACCTACCCCAGTACCTCAGAAAGGTGAACTGGCTGCAGCCATGTGCTGTGCAGGATATCCACTGGTTGCTGCGCAACTGGGATCCAAAGGACCTGGATGTTCCCACTGCCTTGGAATTGCTAAGTGTGGATTTTGCAGACGAACAAGTCAGGAAGCTGGCAGTTCAGAAACTGGAGACCCTGTCCAATGATGACATACTTAGGTACCTTCTGCAGTTGGTGCAG ACCTTGAAATTCGAGCCTTATCATGACAGCTTTCTAGCCAGATTCCTCATCCAAAGAGCACTTAGA aGTAAAAGAATAGGCCATTACTTTTTCTGGTATCTGAGAAGTGAGGTAACTGGGTCTCCATACTTCCGGCAACGCCTGGCAGTGGTGCTGGAGGCATACCTGCTGGGATGTGGCCAGGCCATGCTGGACAGCTTCCTGCGACAGGTGCAGCTGGTGGAGTCACTGCAGAACGTAGCCATTGAAATGAACAAACTCTTCCGTGACAAGACTGACCTCCCACCAAATG CTGCTGCAATGCTGCAGGACATGCTACGTACCTGCAACCTCCCTGCCGACTTTCAAGTGCCATTTGACCCCCGTGTCAGGGCAGGGGCCATACTG CTGGAAAAATGCAAGGTTATGGCTTCCAAGAAGAAACCCCTGTGGCTGGAGTTTTCCTCTGCATGCTCACAGGGTCCTCCAAACCCAGCTGTGGGCATCATCTTCAAGCATGGTGATGACCTACGCCAGGACATGCTGGTCATTCAG ACACTGATGATTATGGATTCAATCTGGAAAGAAAAATCACTTGATCTGAACCTGGTGCCCTATGGCTGTATCGCCACAGGATATAACATAG GTATGATTGAAATAGTGAGGGACGCTGTCACCATTGCCACTGTGCAGCGCAGCATGGGTGGCACAAGTGGGGCCTTCAAAACTGATGCCCTATTCAATTGGCTGAAGGGGAGGAACCTGCTGCAAGAAATA CACTATAACGCCATGGAAAGAtttgtcacttcctgtgctggATACTGTGTGGCCACCTACGTGCTGGGGATTGGTGACCGGCACAACGACAACATCATGATCATGGATCAGGGTAAAGAGTGGCAATGGGTGGGGTGCTCTGCTAAAAAGCAGTGTGAAACAGCAGTGATGGCAGACATGAATTACTGGTCAGGGCAACAAG GAAATCTCTTCCACATCGATTTTGGGCACATCATGGGTAACACCAAGCGATTTCTGGGATGGAACCGTGAGAGAGTTCCATTTGTCCTGACGCCAGACTTCCTGTACATCATGGGCAGAGTGGACAAGAAGTCCAGTCTGTACTTCCAAAGGTTTACG GATACCTGCATTCAGGCCTACCTGGCCCTGCGATGTCACTCCCATCTGCTGGTCACGCTCTTCTCCCTTATGCTGCTGACTGGGATCCCTGAGCTCAGTTGTGCGCAGGACATAAGCTACCTGCGGGAGGCTCTGCAGGAGGGCCGCAGTGAGAAGGAGGCTGCCAACCACTTCCTGCAGCAGATCTCCACTTGTGAGCAGAAGGGCTGGACTGTGCAGACCAACTGGTGGATCCACATGATGTTGGGCATCAAGGGCTGA
- the si:rp71-17i16.5 gene encoding phosphatidylinositol 4,5-bisphosphate 3-kinase catalytic subunit gamma isoform isoform X3 → MMDSEQNLDHSLRLASGSISSVLERDLLRPSGTGNSLRFICMFQERLKDTRRDFQPEESQDSVLVHLPARCSVYQLRIRICMLVQDNSLVSEPLAILDPERYMLLYKKGDNWYEIYDDFQVLQTLDAEWCQDTQDVRTYKILVSHCPADTEERQSTQKMLTDLIGYDLSTATTDRLSELNFTRRKFAAPRREELQRRDPRVYALEPWTTSVPLIMDQPSQFNQALPVTLYYRDISFKLKVDIQMPANNMLKVFEEIMFENCHTLECVIDDLVLKVCGREEFISGESRLSDFLWVRHCLKTLQEMHLSVLPLTSLEKDTVRMEDLPLVDSFTGLSSSHNDLTLANKDVDDVLMISLWDCERKFRVKLLGFDIPHIPCSDPQNVCVEASILYGNKVVSSVCSTPKPFAEEVFWNMWLEFDVPLKALPSGSRLGLTINSISLDRKSNRKPLYFVNLLLIDHKSVLRQGLHSLHMWAFPEEEASSLLTYEADKLSSAANPDQVNSMAITFLLDRYSYPIVLPNSTSSHGACSSPTASDGDEVGDATTSPLSMLGDAASLKKLKKQSVHYSAHLPQYLRKVNWLQPCAVQDIHWLLRNWDPKDLDVPTALELLSVDFADEQVRKLAVQKLETLSNDDILRYLLQLVQTLKFEPYHDSFLARFLIQRALRSKRIGHYFFWYLRSEVTGSPYFRQRLAVVLEAYLLGCGQAMLDSFLRQVQLVESLQNVAIEMNKLFRDKTDLPPNAAAMLQDMLRTCNLPADFQVPFDPRVRAGAILLEKCKVMASKKKPLWLEFSSACSQGPPNPAVGIIFKHGDDLRQDMLVIQTLMIMDSIWKEKSLDLNLVPYGCIATGYNIGMIEIVRDAVTIATVQRSMGGTSGAFKTDALFNWLKGRNLLQEIHYNAMERFVTSCAGYCVATYVLGIGDRHNDNIMIMDQGNLFHIDFGHIMGNTKRFLGWNRERVPFVLTPDFLYIMGRVDKKSSLYFQRFTDTCIQAYLALRCHSHLLVTLFSLMLLTGIPELSCAQDISYLREALQEGRSEKEAANHFLQQISTCEQKGWTVQTNWWIHMMLGIKG, encoded by the exons ATGGATTCTGAACAAAACTTGGACCACAGCCTGAGACTGGCCAGTGGGAGCATCAGTTCGGTGTTGGAGAGAGATCTCTTGAGACCTTCTGGCACGGGCAACAGCCTCAGGTTCATCTGCATGTTTCAAGAGAGACTAAAAGATACCAGAAGAGActtccagccagaagagagccAGGACTCTGTGCTGGTACATCTGCCAGCTCGGTGCAGTGTGTATCAGCTACGTATACGTATCTGCATGTTGGTACAGGACAACAGCCTCGTCTCAGAGCCACTTGCTATCCTGGATCCTGAAAGATATATGCTACTCTACAAGAAGGGGGACAACTGGTATGAGATTTATGATGATTTCCAGGTCCTTCAGACACTTGATGCAGAGTGGTGCCAGGATACCCAGGATGTAAGGACGTACAAAATTTTAGTGTCACACTGCCCTGCTGacacagaggagaggcagagcaCTCAGAAGATGCTAACAGATCTGATTGGATATGACCTCAGCACTGCAACTACTGACAGGCTGAGTGAGCTAAACTTCACGCGCAGGAAGTTTGCCGCTCCTCGTAGGGAGGAGTTGCAGAGACGTGACCCTAGGGTCTATGCCTTAGAGCCTTGGACCACTTCAGTTCCCCTCATAATGGATCAACCATCTCAGTTTAACCAGGCACTCCCTGTCACCCTCTACTACAGAGACATAAGCTTCAAGCTAAAGGTGGACATCCAAATGCCTGCTAACAATATGCTCAAGGTCTTTGAAGAGATAATGTTTGAAAATTGCCACACTTTGGAATGTGTGATTGATGATCTTGTGCTGAAAGTTTGTGGGAGGGAGGAGTTCATCTCAGGAGAGTCACGGCTTTCAGATTTCCTATGGGTGCGGCATTGTTTGAAGACTTTGCAGGAGATGCACCTGTCCGTTCTCCCATTAACTTCCCTTGAGAAAGACACAGTGAGGATGGAGGACTTGCCTCTGGTGGACAGCTTTACTGGGCTCTCCAGCTCTCACAACGATCTTACTCTGGCAAACAAAGATGTGGATGATGTGCTGATGATATCATTGTGGGATTGTGAGAGAAAGTTCAGGGTCAAGCTGCTGGGGTTTGACATCCCCCATATCCCATGTAGTGACCCTCAGAATGTCTGTGTTGAGGCATCTATCCTGTATGGTAATAAGGTAGTCTCCTCAGTCTGTTCCACTCCAAAGCCCTTTGCAGAGGAAGTTTTCTGGAACATGTGGCTTGAGTTTGATGTACCACTGAAAGCTCTCCCAAGTGGTTCAAGACTGGGACTCACAATCAACTCAATTTCCCTTGACAGAAAATCCAACAGGAAGCCACTGTACTTTGTGAACCTTTTACTCATTGACCATAAATCTGTCTTGAGACAAGGTTTGCATAGCCTTCACATGTGGGCTTTTCCTGAAGAAGAGGCCTCTTCCCTGTTAACTTATGAAGCTGACAAGCTGTCCTCTGCTGCCAACCCAGACCAGGTGAATTCCATGGCCATCACATTCCTCTTGGACCGGTACAGCTATCCAATTGTCCTTCCTAACAGCACCTCCTCTCATGGGGCCTGCTCATCGCCCACAGCCTCAGATGGTGATGAGGTAGGCGATGCGACCACGTCCCCATTGTCCATGTTGGGTGATGCTGCTAGCCTAAAGAAGCTGAAGAAACAAAGTGTACACTACAGCGCCCACCTACCCCAGTACCTCAGAAAGGTGAACTGGCTGCAGCCATGTGCTGTGCAGGATATCCACTGGTTGCTGCGCAACTGGGATCCAAAGGACCTGGATGTTCCCACTGCCTTGGAATTGCTAAGTGTGGATTTTGCAGACGAACAAGTCAGGAAGCTGGCAGTTCAGAAACTGGAGACCCTGTCCAATGATGACATACTTAGGTACCTTCTGCAGTTGGTGCAG ACCTTGAAATTCGAGCCTTATCATGACAGCTTTCTAGCCAGATTCCTCATCCAAAGAGCACTTAGA aGTAAAAGAATAGGCCATTACTTTTTCTGGTATCTGAGAAGTGAGGTAACTGGGTCTCCATACTTCCGGCAACGCCTGGCAGTGGTGCTGGAGGCATACCTGCTGGGATGTGGCCAGGCCATGCTGGACAGCTTCCTGCGACAGGTGCAGCTGGTGGAGTCACTGCAGAACGTAGCCATTGAAATGAACAAACTCTTCCGTGACAAGACTGACCTCCCACCAAATG CTGCTGCAATGCTGCAGGACATGCTACGTACCTGCAACCTCCCTGCCGACTTTCAAGTGCCATTTGACCCCCGTGTCAGGGCAGGGGCCATACTG CTGGAAAAATGCAAGGTTATGGCTTCCAAGAAGAAACCCCTGTGGCTGGAGTTTTCCTCTGCATGCTCACAGGGTCCTCCAAACCCAGCTGTGGGCATCATCTTCAAGCATGGTGATGACCTACGCCAGGACATGCTGGTCATTCAG ACACTGATGATTATGGATTCAATCTGGAAAGAAAAATCACTTGATCTGAACCTGGTGCCCTATGGCTGTATCGCCACAGGATATAACATAG GTATGATTGAAATAGTGAGGGACGCTGTCACCATTGCCACTGTGCAGCGCAGCATGGGTGGCACAAGTGGGGCCTTCAAAACTGATGCCCTATTCAATTGGCTGAAGGGGAGGAACCTGCTGCAAGAAATA CACTATAACGCCATGGAAAGAtttgtcacttcctgtgctggATACTGTGTGGCCACCTACGTGCTGGGGATTGGTGACCGGCACAACGACAACATCATGATCATGGATCAGG GAAATCTCTTCCACATCGATTTTGGGCACATCATGGGTAACACCAAGCGATTTCTGGGATGGAACCGTGAGAGAGTTCCATTTGTCCTGACGCCAGACTTCCTGTACATCATGGGCAGAGTGGACAAGAAGTCCAGTCTGTACTTCCAAAGGTTTACG GATACCTGCATTCAGGCCTACCTGGCCCTGCGATGTCACTCCCATCTGCTGGTCACGCTCTTCTCCCTTATGCTGCTGACTGGGATCCCTGAGCTCAGTTGTGCGCAGGACATAAGCTACCTGCGGGAGGCTCTGCAGGAGGGCCGCAGTGAGAAGGAGGCTGCCAACCACTTCCTGCAGCAGATCTCCACTTGTGAGCAGAAGGGCTGGACTGTGCAGACCAACTGGTGGATCCACATGATGTTGGGCATCAAGGGCTGA